Part of the Thunnus maccoyii chromosome 17, fThuMac1.1, whole genome shotgun sequence genome, cagCACATATCAAGACAAGACTTCCAGGTTCTTCTGTCTGTTATTAGcagtgagtatttacattaTTAAGTTTTCAGCTctacaataatatatatatattatatataatatactgaaacattacaataattGATGAAGCAATTTTGTATTTACGTTCTTCACCAGTGAATAAACATGAAGACAGTGACTATGTGTCGCTGTCCTGCTTGGTGAGGACACATTATCAATGTGTACACACAGTGAGGTGGCTGAATGAGGGTCATGATGTGGATGAAGACGTGACAATATCACGGGATGGCTGCTATGGTGCAGTGAGATTTCCTGCTTCTCATCTCAAGCTGAAGTCAACATCTcatgagatatttcagtgtaaaGTGACAGATGGTTACACTAACAAAGAACATCTGTTTACCTTCAGCCCTCCGTCCTCAGGTGAGAATATGAATTATCACAAACTACAGTTCAGTAATGAGAGATCAATATTCAATAACCTCTAACCCTTCTTTCCAAACTAAGTGTTGTTGTATAACTAACAGAAGACCATTGATGTGTGAAGTGATTCTGGGGACACTATAAGAGTGaagttattgaatattgtttgaaGTGTCTCTTTTCGGTCTCTGCACCTTCGTCTCACAGTCAGCTGTACATAGAGAACAATGTTATTAGTCCGGCTCAGAGGACGGCTCACTGAAAATAAGGTTGTAGCTTGTTGTCTACCTTACTACGGTAGGAAAGAGGCCtcgtttgtgttttaacaatgtttctCTTATGAATTATTGACATGTTCATCACTCTTAAGTGTCCTCTGGAAACACTTCCCTTGTTGTTTCTGTAATGTGTTATGTTGTGgtatttgcagtgtgttttctaaatgctgtgcatgtgttttcaaattaatgaggatgttttcttattttgctggtgttttgtctatttgcatgaGTTATCTTAAGTC contains:
- the LOC121882763 gene encoding uncharacterized protein LOC121882763; amino-acid sequence: MAEFRWIKMFLFLILELQITAVTGQYSSVIVRDGDDATLPCESVTANQGKCDNINWLFSSSGNPVDLVKRGQIHENTKVKSDRLSVTANCSLVIKKVTQEDDGIYYCQQHISRQDFQVLLSVISMNKHEDSDYVSLSCLVRTHYQCVHTVRWLNEGHDVDEDVTISRDGCYGAVRFPASHLKLKSTSHEIFQCKVTDGYTNKEHLFTFSPPSSGENMNYHKLQFSNERSIFNNL